In Mangifera indica cultivar Alphonso chromosome 1, CATAS_Mindica_2.1, whole genome shotgun sequence, a single genomic region encodes these proteins:
- the LOC123192503 gene encoding uncharacterized protein LOC123192503: protein MGICSSCDSTTHVATAKIILQDGRLQEFSYPVKASYVLQKYPSSFICNSDEMDFDDVVSAISDDEELQPGQLYFALPLSKLHYPLQAEEIAALAVKASAALMKSGYKCGCHKKSVCPVAFSGETCPGKVTSVRGVSGAGSKGGGRRNLTAMLSAIPE from the coding sequence CGCAAAGATCATCCTACAAGATGGAAGATTGCAGGAATTCTCATACCCAGTTAAGGCCTCTTACGTGTTGCAGAAGTATCCATCATCGTTTATTTGCAACTCTGATGAAATGGACTTTGACGACGTCGTTTCAGCCATTAGCGACGATGAAGAGCTGCAGCCGGGTCAGCTCTACTTTGCATTGCCATTGAGTAAATTACATTACCCACTTCAGGCTGAAGAAATCGCCGCATTAGCAGTTAAAGCCAGCGCGGCATTAATGAAGAGTGGTTATAAATGTGGTTGTCACAAAAAGTCAGTCTGTCCAGTGGCGTTTTCCGGAGAGACGTGTCCCGGGAAGGTAACCTCCGTTCGCGGCGTTTCAGGCGCCGGATCAAagggaggaggaagaagaaactTGACGGCAATGTTGAGTGCAATACCTGAATAG
- the LOC123227561 gene encoding uncharacterized protein LOC123227561 yields the protein MKRKYEGNARIKRSHLQAFRREFETLEMRSEERVTKYFSKVMTVANKMRTYGEDMQDVKVVEKILRSLDEKFNYVVCSIEESKDIDTLTIDELQSSLIVHEQKFQRCNGEEQALKVTYEGIKGRGRGRGAYKGRGRGRG from the coding sequence ATGAAAAGAAAGTATGAAGGGAATGCAAGGATCAAAAGATCTCATCTTCAAGCTTTTCGTAGAGAATTTGAAACTCTTGAGATGAGGTCTGAAGAAAGAGTAACAAAGTACTTTTCCAAGGTCATGACAGTGGCAAACAAGATGCGTACTTATGGAGAGGATATGCAGGATGTGAAAGTGGTAGAGAAAATTCTACGCTCTTTAGATGAAAAGTTTAACTATGTTGTATGTTCTATTGAGGAATCGAAGGATATTGACACCCTCACTATTGATGAGTTACAAAGTTCATTAATAGTACATGAACAAAAATTTCAGAGGTGCAATGGTGAGGAACAGGCCTTGAAGGTGACATATGAAGGAATAAAAGGTCGTGGTCGTGGTCGTGGTGCCTATAAAGGAAGGGGAAGAGGGAGAGGTTGA
- the LOC123210099 gene encoding STS14 protein: MAKPLIPLFVLALFHTSAYGVSPVRNPTSSNSGTSVAEEFLEPHNQARAAVGVGPLEWSENLANSTGRLVRYQRNKMGCQFANLTSGKYGANQFWASGMTVTPRMAVDAWVEEKKYYNHSDNSCAPNHRCGVYTQVVWRKSLELGCAQATCAKEQVTLTICFYNPPGNYEGESPY, encoded by the coding sequence ATGGCCAAACCTTTAATTCCATTGTTTGTTCTAGCTTTGTTCCACACCTCAGCTTATGGTGTTTCCCCAGTGAGAAATCCCACCAGCAGCAACTCAGGAACAAGCGTAGCGGAGGAGTTTCTTGAACCACACAACCAAGCAAGGGCTGCAGTTGGAGTTGGTCCTCTCGAGTGGAGTGAGAATCTAGCCAATTCCACTGGCCGCCTTGTTAGATACCAAAGAAACAAAATGGGCTGCCAATTTGCAAACCTGACGAGTGGCAAATACGGAGCAAACCAATTTTGGGCAAGCGGCATGACGGTGACGCCACGCATGGCAGTCGACGCTTGGGTGGAGGAGAAAAAGTACTACAATCATTCTGATAACTCATGTGCACCGAATCACAGGTGCGGTGTTTACACACAAGTGGTATGGAGGAAATCTCTGGAGCTGGGGTGTGCTCAAGCTACTTGTGCTAAGGAGCAGGTTACTTTAACCATTTGTTTTTACAATCCTCCTGGAAATTATGAGGGAGAAAGTCCctattag
- the LOC123210084 gene encoding uncharacterized protein LOC123210084 isoform X1 has product MLGLRATARHKRSKSFPDKYGVQEDRLRSSQEASHQIKLDQEVGQLMDSCKTRKKQFPNTEVQNCLKEEILQLEKRLQDQFVVRHALEQALGYRTSSQVDTDKMSMPKPATELIKEIAVLELEVVYLEQYLLSLYRKAFDQQIPSVSPITKDETSKSPLATLKARFVEDSEPAVTSKREIPPIQSSCQSVDNQWKESNSTGGEDKLLDSGVHRCHSSLSQRFALPSRSLTSAESLGRAVRSCHSQPLSMMEYAQNAPNIISLAEHLGTRISDHVPETPNRLSEDMIKCMSAIYSKLADPPVMHNGISSPSSSLSSMSGFSPQARCDMWSPGIRNNSNFDVRLDNPFHVEGLQEFSGPYSTMVEIPLIYRDSQKLGDVEHLLQNFRLLISRLEAVNPRKLKHEEKLAFWINIHNALMMHAYLAYGIPQSNVKRLFLQLKAAYNIGGHTISADTILNSILRCRMSRPGQWIRFLLVSKGKFKVGDDRQAYAIECPEPLLHFALSSGNHSDPAVRMYTPKRVFQELEAAKEEFIRATFGVHKNHKILLPKIVESYARESNLRPAGIIEMVQQSLPESLRKCIKKCQASKSAKNIEWIPHNFTFRYLISKELLR; this is encoded by the exons ATGCTGGGACTGAGAGCGACTGCTAGACACAAGCGTTCAAAGAG CTTTCCTGATAAATATGGAGTTCAGGAAGATAGGTTAAGAAGTTCTCAAGAAGCATCACACCAAATAAAGCTG GACCAGGAGGTAGGGCAATTGATGGACTCTTGCAAAACAAGGAAGAAACAGTTTCCCAACACAGAAGTGCAAAATTGTTTGAAGGAAGAG ATTTTACAGCTTGAGAAAAGATTACAAGACCAATTTGTGGTCCGCCATGCTTTGGAACAAGCATTAGGTTATAGGACTTCTTCCCAGGTTGATACAGATAAAATGTCAATGCCCAAg CCAGCCACAGAACTGATTAAGGAAATTGCAGTGTTAGAGTTGGAAGTTGTATATTTGGAACAATATCTTCTCTCATTGTATCGGAAGGCATTTGATCAACAAATTCCTTCTGTATCTCCAATCACTAAAGATGAAACATCAAAATCACCTTTAGCTACCCTGAAAGCAAGGTTTGTGGAAGATTCTGAGCCTGCGGTCACATCTAAAAGAGAAATCCCTCCTATCCAATCTAGTTGTCAGTCAGTCGACAATCAGTGGAAGGAATCCAATAGCACCGGAGGAGAAGATAAACTATTGGATTCTGGTGTTCACCGATGTCACTCCTCACTGTCACAACGTTTTGCCCTTCCAAGTAGATCATTGACTTCAGCAGAGTCTTTGGGTAGAGCTGTACGCTCTTGCCATTCACAACCATTATCCATGATGGAG TATGCCCAGAATGCACCAAATATCATCAGTCTAGCTGAGCACCTTGGTACTCGCATTTCAGATCATGTGCCAGAGACGCCAAACAGGCTGTCTGAGGATATGATAAAGTGCATGTCAGCTATATACAGTAAGCTTGCTGACCCACCAGTGATGCATAATGGTATTTCATCTCCAAGTTCATCCTTATCATCAATGAGTGGATTTTCCCCACAAGCTCGGTGTGATATGTGGAGTCCCGGTATCAGaaacaattcaaattttgatgtaCGGCTAGACAACCCTTTTCATGTAGAAGGACTTCAAGAATTCAGTGGACCGTACAGCACAATGGTTGAAATCCCTTTGATCTATAGAGATAGTCAGAAGTTAGGAGATGTTGAACACTTACTTCAAAATTTCAG ATTGCTTATTTCTCGATTGGAAGCTGTCAATCCTAGGAAGTTGAAACATGAGGAGAAGCTGGCATTCTGGATCAACATACATAATGCATTAATGATGCAT gCATATTTGGCTTATGGGATTCCACAAAGTAATGTCAAGAGGCTCTTTCTCCAACTGAAG GCTGCCTATAACATTGGGGGCCACACAATCAGTGCAGACACTATACTGAACTCTATTCTTCGGTGCCGGATGTCTCGACCTGGACAG TGGATTCGCTTTTTACTCGTGTCGAAAGGAAAATTCAAGGTAGGAGATGATCGGCAAGCATATGCAATTGAGTGCCCAGAACCCCTATTGCACTTTGCTCTCAGCTCAGGAAACCATTCTGATCCCGCG GTTCGCATGTACACACCCAAGAGAGTGTTTCAGGAGCTGGAAGCTGCAAAAGAAGAGTTTATCCGGGCTACCTTTGGTGTACACAAGAACCACAAAATTCTTCTACCAAAAATTGTGGAGTCATATGCAAGAGAATCAAATTTACGTCCTGCCGGTATCATAGAGATGGTTCAACAGTCTTTGCCTGAATCTTTAAGGAAGTGTATAAAAAAATGCCAAGCAAGTAAATCCGCCAAGAACATTGAATGGATCCCTCACAATTTCACTTTTCGGTATCTGATATCTAAAGAGCTGCTGAGGTGA
- the LOC123210084 gene encoding uncharacterized protein LOC123210084 isoform X2 — MLGLRATARHKRSKSFPDKYGVQEDRLRSSQEASHQIKLEVGQLMDSCKTRKKQFPNTEVQNCLKEEILQLEKRLQDQFVVRHALEQALGYRTSSQVDTDKMSMPKPATELIKEIAVLELEVVYLEQYLLSLYRKAFDQQIPSVSPITKDETSKSPLATLKARFVEDSEPAVTSKREIPPIQSSCQSVDNQWKESNSTGGEDKLLDSGVHRCHSSLSQRFALPSRSLTSAESLGRAVRSCHSQPLSMMEYAQNAPNIISLAEHLGTRISDHVPETPNRLSEDMIKCMSAIYSKLADPPVMHNGISSPSSSLSSMSGFSPQARCDMWSPGIRNNSNFDVRLDNPFHVEGLQEFSGPYSTMVEIPLIYRDSQKLGDVEHLLQNFRLLISRLEAVNPRKLKHEEKLAFWINIHNALMMHAYLAYGIPQSNVKRLFLQLKAAYNIGGHTISADTILNSILRCRMSRPGQWIRFLLVSKGKFKVGDDRQAYAIECPEPLLHFALSSGNHSDPAVRMYTPKRVFQELEAAKEEFIRATFGVHKNHKILLPKIVESYARESNLRPAGIIEMVQQSLPESLRKCIKKCQASKSAKNIEWIPHNFTFRYLISKELLR; from the exons ATGCTGGGACTGAGAGCGACTGCTAGACACAAGCGTTCAAAGAG CTTTCCTGATAAATATGGAGTTCAGGAAGATAGGTTAAGAAGTTCTCAAGAAGCATCACACCAAATAAAGCTG GAGGTAGGGCAATTGATGGACTCTTGCAAAACAAGGAAGAAACAGTTTCCCAACACAGAAGTGCAAAATTGTTTGAAGGAAGAG ATTTTACAGCTTGAGAAAAGATTACAAGACCAATTTGTGGTCCGCCATGCTTTGGAACAAGCATTAGGTTATAGGACTTCTTCCCAGGTTGATACAGATAAAATGTCAATGCCCAAg CCAGCCACAGAACTGATTAAGGAAATTGCAGTGTTAGAGTTGGAAGTTGTATATTTGGAACAATATCTTCTCTCATTGTATCGGAAGGCATTTGATCAACAAATTCCTTCTGTATCTCCAATCACTAAAGATGAAACATCAAAATCACCTTTAGCTACCCTGAAAGCAAGGTTTGTGGAAGATTCTGAGCCTGCGGTCACATCTAAAAGAGAAATCCCTCCTATCCAATCTAGTTGTCAGTCAGTCGACAATCAGTGGAAGGAATCCAATAGCACCGGAGGAGAAGATAAACTATTGGATTCTGGTGTTCACCGATGTCACTCCTCACTGTCACAACGTTTTGCCCTTCCAAGTAGATCATTGACTTCAGCAGAGTCTTTGGGTAGAGCTGTACGCTCTTGCCATTCACAACCATTATCCATGATGGAG TATGCCCAGAATGCACCAAATATCATCAGTCTAGCTGAGCACCTTGGTACTCGCATTTCAGATCATGTGCCAGAGACGCCAAACAGGCTGTCTGAGGATATGATAAAGTGCATGTCAGCTATATACAGTAAGCTTGCTGACCCACCAGTGATGCATAATGGTATTTCATCTCCAAGTTCATCCTTATCATCAATGAGTGGATTTTCCCCACAAGCTCGGTGTGATATGTGGAGTCCCGGTATCAGaaacaattcaaattttgatgtaCGGCTAGACAACCCTTTTCATGTAGAAGGACTTCAAGAATTCAGTGGACCGTACAGCACAATGGTTGAAATCCCTTTGATCTATAGAGATAGTCAGAAGTTAGGAGATGTTGAACACTTACTTCAAAATTTCAG ATTGCTTATTTCTCGATTGGAAGCTGTCAATCCTAGGAAGTTGAAACATGAGGAGAAGCTGGCATTCTGGATCAACATACATAATGCATTAATGATGCAT gCATATTTGGCTTATGGGATTCCACAAAGTAATGTCAAGAGGCTCTTTCTCCAACTGAAG GCTGCCTATAACATTGGGGGCCACACAATCAGTGCAGACACTATACTGAACTCTATTCTTCGGTGCCGGATGTCTCGACCTGGACAG TGGATTCGCTTTTTACTCGTGTCGAAAGGAAAATTCAAGGTAGGAGATGATCGGCAAGCATATGCAATTGAGTGCCCAGAACCCCTATTGCACTTTGCTCTCAGCTCAGGAAACCATTCTGATCCCGCG GTTCGCATGTACACACCCAAGAGAGTGTTTCAGGAGCTGGAAGCTGCAAAAGAAGAGTTTATCCGGGCTACCTTTGGTGTACACAAGAACCACAAAATTCTTCTACCAAAAATTGTGGAGTCATATGCAAGAGAATCAAATTTACGTCCTGCCGGTATCATAGAGATGGTTCAACAGTCTTTGCCTGAATCTTTAAGGAAGTGTATAAAAAAATGCCAAGCAAGTAAATCCGCCAAGAACATTGAATGGATCCCTCACAATTTCACTTTTCGGTATCTGATATCTAAAGAGCTGCTGAGGTGA